In Amphiprion ocellaris isolate individual 3 ecotype Okinawa chromosome 3, ASM2253959v1, whole genome shotgun sequence, one genomic interval encodes:
- the plex9.2 gene encoding three prime repair exonuclease 4: MQTAESEGAQQSLVFFDLETTGLDQQCEIVQLAAVSGLHSLNLYIRPRGPMQPGAARVTGFRVREQRLYLHHRPVLTNSLREVLVAFIAFLQMLGRPLLIGHNIRRFDCPLLARCLDQLQLRVKFEASVSGCVDTLPLTRELLKDRGLRSFGQENLVRELLGVNYKAHDALEDVRALQTLYGVLQPQPEVIRRHKFTLDTMSSKLAVTAAKVSCRNPGPQ; this comes from the exons ATGCAGACAGCAGAGTCTGAAGGCGCTCAACAGTCGCTGGTTTTCTTTGACCTGGAGACGACTGGACTGG ATCAGCAGTGTGAGATCGTCCAGCTGGCTGCGGTCAGCGGCCTCCACTCTCTGAACCTCTACATCCGCCCCCGGGGTCCGATGCAGCCAGGAGCTGCCAGAGTGACCGGCTTCAGGGTCCGAGAACAGAGGCTGTACCTGCACCACCGGCCCGTCCTCACCAACTCTCTCCGAGAGGTGCTGGTCGCCTTCATAGCCTTCCTCCAGATGCTCGGACGTCCTCTGCTCATCGGACACAACATCCGTCGCTTTGACTGTCCTCTGCTGGCCCGGTGCCTCGaccagctgcagctcagagtgAAGTTCGAGGCTTCGGTCTCTGGCTGTGTGGACACTCTGCCGCTGACTCGGGAGCTGCTGAAGGACCGCGGCCTCCGGAGCTTTGGACAGGAGAACCTGGTCAGGGAGCTGCTGGGAGTGAACTACAAGGCCCATGATGCTTTGGAGGACGTGCGGGCATTACAGACACTGTATGGTGTTCTTCAGCCCCAGCCAGAGGTGATCCGTAGGCATAAGTTCACTCTGGACACCATGAGCAGCAAACTAGCAGTGACAGCTGCCAAAGTATCCTGCAGGAACCCTGGACCGCAGTGA